GGTCGATGAGCAGATAGATGAGGCCTCGCAGCACAGACACCGCATCGCTCAGTTGAGTCTCTGTGGCCTGGCAGAAGAAATAGGACAGCAAATTGTTGGTTCGCTTCTCTagctcgtcgatgatgccgcaAAGGAGCATAGTCTTGCCCTTACCAGGGTCGCCCTTGATCCAGAGCAGCCGGCTTTGCGAATCCTCGCGAAATCGCTGGAAGTCGGCGTGGTCAAGAATCCAGCCGTAACAACCCTTGAGCAGGCGGCCCTTTGCTTCTTGGATTCGCTTCTTATCCTCGCGGGGGTCTGTCACGTACAGGTGTCGCATACACTTCTGATCCTTGTCGTCTTTGTTTCTCTGATCGATATCGCAAACGATGGCGCTAATCAAACACAACGTTAGCTATCTCGGCCATCTGACGCAGTCGGAGATCCAGTGTAAATATCGTCAAGTAATAGACTCACCGCACGTCTTGTACTCCTTCCTTCACCTTGGCCGTGACGGATTGAATATTCTTCACATCTTCACAGACTTGCTTTTGTTAGACGATGCGGCAAAACTCTCTCTAACTGACAAACTAACTGGATCTAAGGGTGTCAACAGCGCGAGGGGTAGCCTGAACTTGTTTGGCTGGGACAAATCCAAGAAGCTCCTTCGCGTATGCAGCTGCGGTGGCAGAGGCATACCGCTGCCACCGATCGTTCTTGTGCGAATCAGCGTAGTCGCAGATTCCCCTAATCACAAGGCAAGGAAAGTGGTTCATCAGACCAGCAGCCTCCATCTCAAAACAAACGCACTTCCTCCCAAGGTCGTCTGCAATCCTGTCGCGAGCGATGGCATCCTTGATCAGGCTGTGTCCAGAAGCAATGACTCCATAGTGGATATATGGATCTGTCGTGTCGCGTTGATTGCGCTGGACTTCTTTGGATACGTCGCACATCTGGCAAGtaccgccgccagcatggTCGTACGTCGACATGAAGGGCCTATCATTGTCGAGGCCCTGATGGACATAGGCAGGGGCATTTGGTTTGGGCTTTGTCATCTGGGGATTGGCGGCCCACATGCCGCGGAGGAGATCGGGAACCTTTGTCGGTGAAATCTCGTGCTCGGCCTGCAAGCTCGCCAGCGCATGGAGGAGAACTGGCGGAGGCATGTTCAGAGAGCCTTTTCGCTCCCATGAGTCGTTCGACGTAGCCTTTCCTAGGTCATACTGAACAACACCCCCCTCAGTTCCCTCGGGTTGGCTAACGACAACATCGCCCAGACGGATGTCGCGACCCTGGTCCGGTCGAGCAACTGCTCCGCCAATTCCGACCAGCAGTCCGATTCTGATTTGGGGCAGAGACGACAGGAGGTTCAACGCAGTCGTCGCTGCTGATGTCGTCCCATAAACACCCGCAGGAAGCGACGCTATGACAATGTTGTGCTCGCCAACTCGGCCCCACGTATACGCATTCGTGTCAGACTGATGCTGGTTGAATCCGTGCGGTGTTTCGTGCCGTTCGTCGAGTAAAGCGGTCGCCGCAGCGCGCTCGATCGGAAGAGCAGCAATCCATCCTACGGTGTAGAGGCTCGTATCGTCTAGTATCGTCATAGTTAAGGGATCTGGGTGGGCAGGACGGGACGCATGTTGGATGGGAAATGATAACTGAACGAGTTCACTGCATGACGACTCGCCTGAGACCCGGTGAGCGGGGCTATGGTGCGGCTAACCATCACGCAGCCTTCCTGCATATTACGCAGATAATCTGTAAATTTATGCACCAATCGGTATATCCTTTTGCGATGGCCCGGACTGTGACACAGGTGAGCCAACACGCGACGttcacgtcggcggccacaATTCGACGGCGCCTTCCTAGATTCGAGTATGTTCGGCCGGGAATGTGGTATACCGGTCGGGCTTGGCTTCTTCCGTCCGCTTCGTCGGCTTCCGGTTTACGTGTAGTACTTTAGATCATGAGACGGATCGAAACAGAAGTGTTGAAAATAACAACGACAAGAGATGGCGAGGCTCAGGCGATCGGCTTGTTGTCAGACCGGAtggtgtcgccgtcgaaCCACAGCACACGGCATCAGGCACCcaaggggcagcagcgaTGACACATCGACCGCTGCTGCCTAGCAGGGTGGGTCGTCTAGGCCACCATATTAAACAGTTGATAATTGCACAGTCACCAGCCACTCTTTGTGGCTCACAAGGAAAGTAACATCTACAACTGGCGCGCGTGGAAATATTTTCTGTGTCTATCAGGGTGAAACTGAAAACGGCCGAGAGTGTAGCAATGATCTCAAGACGACAAACTGCCGAAAGCTCCAAGATTGGGTCGACGTGAAGACGGCTTCGACATCCGCCCGGGTAGGCTTTTTGACCCTTAAAGGCgtgcgacggcgtcgagccacTCAAGGCCGCGAATCTGGCTCATTGTGGACCGATCGGTCGGTCCACCCAGCCCGCCTGGCCACCAGAGGGGGGCAAGCTCGGCATCAATTGCTCGGTATCAATTGCGGATTACCACTGAGCGTCGCAACCTGCAAGCTGCACAAATACCACAGCACACATCTGAAGAACACTACTGTATTACAATGGCACTTCGGGTTCAAAAATATTTCCCAAGCCCCTCGGTGTTCTCTCGCCATAGCCGGACAGCATACAGTAACATTCGGCATGGTGGGTCGCTCGCTGAGAGCAGCCGCTCTTTGGGCGCAATCCAGTTGACTCCAGTTGCCGCGGTAGCGTAGTTGGGCAATGCCTGTATAAATAGGCCCCTTCATACCGCACCTCTGTGACAATGCTTCGCAACACATCGCTATGCGTGACATCAGCTCCCACGTCCTTGTGGCATACTCGCTCGCAATTTGCGCCGTAgccttcctcctcgcctgcATTCATTTTCGCTCCGAATTGAAGCATTTTAGGAACCTTGTTCGGGTTCCTGTTCTAAAATATCTCGTCTACCGCCCGGCTTTTGGACAACGGATCCTCATAGATTGGAGTCGCGCGGACGTATTGGCCTTGCTTGCCTATCTCGGCGTAACAATTTTCTGCGTGTACTTCAAGAGTAGCGATCTTGCCGCAGCAGGGCTGCGCGCAGCTAGTCTCTCGCTGATACATATGGTGCTTCTGTTCGCGTCACCAAGCCTAGATGCCGTGTCAAATGCACTGGGGCTGAGGTGGCGGCCCGTGCGTCGTCTGCATGCCACAGTGGCTGTCATGGCCTCACTGCTACTGGTGTTTCACGTCATTTGAATCCAGGTTGACCGCCGCCCGTTTCCTTTGGAAAAGCCGGAGAACTTATGGGGCCTCGTGGTAAGTGACCCCGTTCGAGGTCGTCTCCGGTGTATGCTGACCGACCGGATTCAAGTCAGCGTCATCATTGGgggcccttgtcgtcctGTCCGTCCCGCTCTTTAAGCGGCAGTGCTACGAACTATTCCTGCGCCTTCATCAGAGCCTGGCGGTCCTATTCTTGTACGGCCTTTGGGTGCACCTTGACGACAAGCGGTTGATGCCACACGTCTATCTCTACTCACTGCTAGGTATATGCGGACTTTCCAGCATCCTTACCGGCCTCCTAGCGCTCCGTCGAAACGCCTTTCTATCCCGCGGCTTCTCCAGAGCCACTATCACTCAGTCTCgcgacgtcatcatcgtgACCATAGTGCTGACACGGCCTCTTGTTGTCAAAGCTGGACAGCACATTAACCTCTCACTATTCATGCCGGCCACAACCCTCCAGTCCTTATTTCAGAGCCACCCTTTCGTAGTAGCATCTTGGTCGGACGCCCCACAGTCGTCCCTGGACCTCCTAATTGAACCTCGACGGGGGCTCACAAAGCAGCTACTGATCCGTAACAAAACAGACCAACAATCCACCTGCCCAGCAATCTTTACCGGCCCGTACGGTATAAGTGTGCCAGTGGGAGAGTATGGGGTCGTTCTCATGGTCGCGAGCGGCTTCGGTATTGCCGCACAGCTGCCGTACTTGAAGCGGCTCTTACATGGCTATAATAGCCGTAGAATTCGGACACGCAGGATACACTTGGTGTGGAAGCTGAAATCACCCGGTGAGTGCAAACAATGAGTCGTGACCTACAACCGCTTTCCTCACACTGCTAGACTTACCGCTTGCTATTGAACGACTGCTCAAcaacgccctcgacgatgacaCCTTGGATGACGGTTATGTGAGAGCCCACGATCCGTGCTTCTTGGCTTGTTGCTTACCATCCGTAAGATCCTTCAAATATCCGTCTATGTTGAGCACGTGAAGCGAGATGATAAGATTAGTCCTCGCGCCAATGTCATCAAGGGTCTGCCTCATTGGGGTACTATTCTACGCGATGAGGTGGCAGGCAAGTATATTAAGCGGGTTCAAGAAGAAGCCAAGGTTCGTGAGGACATGATCGTCACTGGTGAGTCTAAGCATCGAGATACACTGTGGGGCATCACTGCTAATTCCTGAGGAGTTTCGGCGTCGTTGGAAGTCAGGACCGACCTGCGAAGCGTCGTGCGAGGGTATATAGCAGAGAAGGTGGAGTTGGTGGAGTTGGATTACCAGCCATGTCAATAGAGTTCAGGACGCACACAACTGATAGTACTTGGCAGAGTTGGTGCCGGCGATGCATGCTGTTGAATGATTTCCAGCCCGGGCCATAAAGCCATGTAGTAGCAATCATGAGTACTAATATTAGCCCATCACAGATCTCCAGCCAATACGACAAGGATTTCGGCTGGCATCATGCCACTTGGTGAGAAGTTGAGGGCCACAAGCTCCATCGGAAGGTGCATGGGAACCGTGTAGCCCCTGCAAAGCGTCGCGTCGCCAGGTTCAGGCCGTGGAGCGGCCTGGCAGGCCGCTGCACCTACAGTGGGTAGGAACGCTGTGCGACACAGATCTAGTGGCGTTGCAAGAGATGTGCCCCCGATGTGTCGAGCAAGGTCCTGAAGTCCTCCTACGTACCAGCCGATCACATACACTATGTCGCCATGTCCAAACCAATTATTGCCGATAaaccaccaccccgccccccgccccttcGCCTCTACAATGCCCTGGATCGAAGCATGGCGTTGCGCAGGGCCATACCATCCCCCTCATAGAGTCTACAGCTTGTTCTGCCACCCTAAGTACTCATAGTCTGGTCTGGTCCATGCCATCACGAATGATGCCAATCCTTTCAGCTTCGCTTTG
Above is a genomic segment from Purpureocillium takamizusanense chromosome 2, complete sequence containing:
- a CDS encoding uncharacterized protein (TransMembrane:4 (o6-28i66-84o90-107i128-144o)~COG:I~EggNog:ENOG503NZSU), encoding MRDISSHVLVAYSLAICAVAFLLACIHFRSELKHFRNLVRVPVLKYLVYRPAFGQRILIDWSRADVLALLAYLGVTIFCVYFKSSDLAAAGLRAASLSLIHMVLLFASPSLDAVSNALGLRWRPVRRLHATVAVMASLLLVFHVI
- a CDS encoding uncharacterized protein (COG:I~EggNog:ENOG503NZSU) — translated: MVASGFGIAAQLPYLKRLLHGYNSRRIRTRRIHLVWKLKSPDLPLAIERLLNNALDDDTLDDGYILQISVYVEHVKRDDKISPRANVIKGLPHWGTILRDEVAGKYIKRVQEEAKVREDMIVTVSASLEVRTDLRSVVRGYIAEKVELVELDYQPCQ